The sequence GGCGTAACAAGGCGTTGGTGGAACAGTTTATGGCGCAGCGCTGGCAGCGGGCGTTTCCCGCACAAGGCCAGGTGCAGGAACAGCTGATGCAGCACCTTGACTACGCCCTCGACCATACCGACTGGCATCAGGCCCGCGAGCGGAAGGACGCGGCGGCGATCGAGACGTTTGCCCCGTTCAGCGAACCCATCGCCGGCGCGCAGCGGGAACTGAGTAAACTGCCGATGTACCAGCGTGTCTACCAGAGCCTGGTGATGAAGGCGACGCAGGTGCTGCCGCCGGATTTAGCCATCCGCGACGAGGTCGGACCGACTTTCGACCCGGTATTTTCCCTGCGCAGCGACAAGGCCGGCAGCGTGCCGCGGCTGCTGACCTATCCCGGCTTCAGCGATTATTACCTCAAACAGGATAAGGCGCTGCTGGAGCTGACGGCGCTGGATGCCTGGGTGTTGGGCCAGCGCGAGCGCGCGCAATTCAGCGAGGCCGATCGCCGGGAAATTTTGCGCCAGGTGAACGACCGTTACATCACGGACTACATCAATCAGTGGCAGAAGGTGGTGGCCAATATCGATGTGCAGACCCTCGACACGCCTGAGCAGGCGCTGGATGTATTGACCGACATTACCGGCAACGACCAGCCTTTCCAGCGGGTGCTGACCACGGTGAGCGACAACACCCGCATTCGTAAATTGACGGAAGAGGATAACGATACGGCACAGGGCATCAACACGCGTATCGGCCGCCCGTTTATGACGATTAATGCCGCGCTGAGCGGCCGGGAAGAGCAGGGACCGCTGGTGCAGGAGGTCAATCAAAAGCTGGCCGATCTCTACCACTATCTTGACCAGATTGTGAATGCGACCGATCCGGGGCAGGCGGCGCTGAAAGCGGTGCAGATTCGGCAGGGCAATAAATTTGCCGATCCGGTATTCGCCTTGCAGCAATACGCCCGCGGCCTTCCCGCGCCGTTGGATCGCTGGGTCGGTCAACTGGCGGGGGAAAGCGCCGGTCTGGTGACCGGTCTGGCGATGTCGTCGCTGAATCAGGAATGGTTGAACAAAGTGGTGACGCCGTTCAACGAGAAGCTGGCGGATCGCTATCCGTTCAATCCCTCGTCCGACAAGGACGTTCCGCTGTCTGAAATGGAACGGTTCTTTATGACCGGCGGTACGCTGGACAGCTTCTATCAGACCAACCTCAGGTCGATGATGGAAAGCGGCGTGCTGGAGGGTGAAACCGCCTCGCCGTTGCCGACGGAGCTGGCGAAACAGCTGGAGCGCGCCGAACGTATCCGTCAAACCCTGTTCAACGCGCAGGGCGGTCTGGAAGTGCATTTCGTGGTGGAGCCGCTGGAGCTGACGGCCAATAAACGCCGCAGCGTACTGAATCTGGACGGACAGCTGCTGGAATACAGCCACGGCCGTCGCCAGAAAACCCCGCTGGTGTGGCCGAACAGCATGCGCGACGGCGCCGAAAGCAAATTGACGCTGGTGCCGGACGATCGGGAGCGTTCGCCGCGCAGCCTGAGCTTTAGCGGCCCATGGGCGATGTTCCGTCTGATCAACAACGACCAACTGACGCAGGTAAACGACAACACCTTTGACGTGCGCTTCTCGCTGGAGCGAGGGGCGATGACCTATCGCGTTTATACCGACGCGAGCCATAACCCGTTCGCCGGTGGTCTGTTCAGCCAGTTCAGGCTGCCTGACTCTCTTTATTAACCCAGAGGGGGCGTGGCAGCCCCCATTGCCGGATAAGTGATATGCAAGACGCACAACAAGCGCTGAAGGTAGGCCGGGATCCGCGGATGCTGCCCGAGTATGAAGCATTACGGGCGGAGATTAACAAATTGAGTCACGCCTCCCGTCCTGAAGTGGACTGGAGGCGGGTACACGATATGGCGACCAGCATCTTTGAAAAGCAAGGGGTGGATTTACAGACGGCGATCTATTTTACCCTGGCCCGCTCGCGTCTGGCGGGGCTGAATGGCTTTACCGAAAGCTGTGAGTTTCTGGCGAACCTGATTGTGACCCAGTGGGACAACTTCTGGCCGCCGGTCCATCAGGAGCGGGCGCGCATCGAAATGCTGGACTGGTTTATCGCCCGTATCAGCGAGGTTATTCGCCAGTATCCCATCAGCCATGAACATAAACGGCTGGTCTATCGTTGCGAACGGGCTCTGCAACTGATGAGTGAAAAACTGCACAACTCGGGGCTGAGCCGCATCCCGCGGGTGGAAAATCTGCTGCATTTTATCGAGGGCTATACCCATCTGTTCGATGAAACCGAGATTGTGGTGGTCTCCGACGATCAGTCCCTGCAAAAGCAGGATATGCAAATCCCGCCCATGGTGTTCTTTCATTCGGATATGGAATCCGGCGCGGCGTTGGGGGACGGCGCCGCGGGGAGCGGTCAGCCCGCGCTGCCCGCGGGCAGTATTCTGGTCGGACGGGAGAAAGGACAGATGAAACCAACGGTACTGAAGATTGAAACGCATCGTAAGCAGAAACCCGCCTGGTTCTGGTTTGTCTGCGGGTTATTGAGCTGCGCGTTGCCCGTGGCGGCGATCGCCGGCTGGCAGTACTGGCAGCAGCAGAAAACGGCGGCGCTGGCGCTGCTGCAACAGCCGGCCTATGCGCTGCCGACCGCCGCGGATCACAACGATATCCGCCGGGTGCGCATCGTATTGGGCGAGCAGCAATTACAGGGCATGGAAGGTGAACTGATCAATCGCTACCAGGCACAGTTGGAGCAGGTAAAAAACGCTTCGCCGTTCTTTCTGTATCAATACGGCGAGGGATTGCAGGGCGTAATGCGCCAGCTATACCCGGACTCGCTGGCGGTGAAAGAGATGGAGCGTCAGTGGCGGCTCGCTCTCGACCGCCAGCAGGGCGACAAGCCGCGGGCGGAGGGCTATGAGCAGGCGCAAGCCAGAGTCGACGACACGCTGCGACAACTGCTGGAAATTGAGCGTCAGCGCCGTACCGTCACCATTTCCTACCTGAAGTCAAAACTCTACGACATGCAGAAAGATCTGCTGGCGGATGTGCCGTTCAGTTTGCGTCTGCGTGCGCTGGAAGAGCGTAAGCGCGCCAGTCAACCGCCGACGCCGGCGGAACTGCGCAATATGGAGGATGAACTGCGTGCGTTCAATATCCGTCTTTACCGGTTGCAGCAGGGCGATAGCGGCAGTTGAGGCCGAATTCCGGCAGGCGATATTCCCGCAATGACGGCGATAAATAATGGTTAACGGCAACAACATGATGAAATACGAAAAATTATTGGCGGCGCTGTCGGTATGCTGGCTGGCGTCGTGCCAGACGCCGCTTTCCTCCATGTCGGAAGCGGAACTGCTAAATGCGGCCAACCGGGGTAATGGCGAGGCGCAATATCAATTGGCTAACCAATTGGCCGCCCGCTCACAGTATGCCGACGCCATGCGCTGGATGCGGCAGGCGGCGGAACGGTCGCAGCCCGCCGCTAAGCGGGAAACCC comes from Brenneria nigrifluens DSM 30175 = ATCC 13028 and encodes:
- a CDS encoding VasL domain-containing protein gives rise to the protein MQDAQQALKVGRDPRMLPEYEALRAEINKLSHASRPEVDWRRVHDMATSIFEKQGVDLQTAIYFTLARSRLAGLNGFTESCEFLANLIVTQWDNFWPPVHQERARIEMLDWFIARISEVIRQYPISHEHKRLVYRCERALQLMSEKLHNSGLSRIPRVENLLHFIEGYTHLFDETEIVVVSDDQSLQKQDMQIPPMVFFHSDMESGAALGDGAAGSGQPALPAGSILVGREKGQMKPTVLKIETHRKQKPAWFWFVCGLLSCALPVAAIAGWQYWQQQKTAALALLQQPAYALPTAADHNDIRRVRIVLGEQQLQGMEGELINRYQAQLEQVKNASPFFLYQYGEGLQGVMRQLYPDSLAVKEMERQWRLALDRQQGDKPRAEGYEQAQARVDDTLRQLLEIERQRRTVTISYLKSKLYDMQKDLLADVPFSLRLRALEERKRASQPPTPAELRNMEDELRAFNIRLYRLQQGDSGS